The Plasmodium malariae genome assembly, contig: PmUG01_00_6, whole genome shotgun sequence genome includes the window tatatataatttacataatttaatatattataaaaaaaccatatgttatatacataatgaaATACTACTAGgtcattataatttaatagatAATCGCATTATAAACGTTTTCATTTATAGTAAGTTTGTAACcctttatttgttatatatcaatatatttttttctaattatatatatattctcacAAATAAAAAACCGTATTTAAATGTACTGTCCCTTCATAAagaattcaatttttttatacaacaAATAGTGTAacttaaatgaaaaaactttatacatatttatagatATTTATGATATTCAAGTACCTTTTTTGATTGtataacttttataattaaaaatttaaaaaatcattgAACTAATTAAAATGCCTAAAACAtgttaataatgaaattattctGAATACatagttttttatataaacttgtaatttatattcgcttttaaaaaaaatgtaaacaattaaataaaaaatattcctatatttttttttactttaatatctacattattatttattgatatttttataaaataaaagatataaaagttaaatataaaaaaaatgtataaattaaacaGTACTAAATGAATTTCAGCGCTTTTCTAAAACCAGAAAGAtatgaaagaaaatataagtattttatagtaaatttaaaaaatatgatatatttttacattttaaaaagaatttgttaattttgacttttatctttatatttttttttgattttttgtGATTACGAAAtagtatatttcttttttctactTAGCTAATAAGATTATtggttattattttttaaatcatctctctatatattaatatttataaaaataactaaTACTAGATTTAtctgtaaaaatataaaatttattttatatatgtaacaatTTTTAACTGCTATCATATACCAAAAAAATAGGCAGAttacaaattattatttactgttttatattatgtaaatccCATAATAATATCactatatttatgaattttacaatatcattaattcatacataatattaataaataaaattgctaaaaatatattaatctaaattaattataataattaccaTAGGTTAATACAATGCTAAATGAAATAGATATATGCGTCATTGTGATGTAATATCcctataatacataaaacaaatatattattacatattaataacatgttattaggaaaataattatttttagataATTATATTAGCATTGACTTCGTTCCaacaattttaaataaattcaatagaatttatattttttctttttgttttacgagaagtaaatatatagttcttttaaagtatattcttttaatttatataagatTCATTCCAttagatatttttatactttatcataaaatataaatattacatgcataatttattcatacaaattatacattaccagaataataaatatttatgtttgcttttatattttattttttatatatgatatggtacttaataaatttgttaatataacTTTAGTCCTTTAAATCTATAGTGAttatactaaaaatatattgaatattaaaaataataatagaatattGGCATACATAAACctaaaaatatagttattaattaatattaatctCATAACAACACAACTGTAATTCATTGGAATCTATTCGGAATTTTGACAACAGAACTACTTTATTAAACGAAACgcatatatgaaaatttaaaaaagatatattattgttataaatactaaaataaaataacagaGGATATCTTAcgtaatataaatttaagaaatatttattttaacaattataataataacttttctatattaatttttactttgttcataaagaaaaagaaaaatcatTCTACGTAagtactaataataaaaacaatttttgtttttatgtaattttacatatttttttaaatatatttaattatatgttaaatatattattacaattaaaatataataatatacgatttatatattttactaaatataaaatcttaaaatattttacaataatatgatatataaaaaaacaaaataataatttattattattctctGAGATCCTTGAAATATACGTTTTTGTATAGTAGAACATATAAGACGTGGAATagtcataaataaaatagcagtgaaataattgaaatttataaatattatgatatttttttaacaattattttactatttttgtAATGTAGAACAAAAgccataaatttattttttaatggggcttgttatattttgtctttaaatataaattttagttgatatattaatttatatttttaataagtcACATGTATAAGTTAAATtcactaatatattttaccaaAAGCTTTAggaatttaaattattttttttttttaatttataattttaattaatctaCCCTGTAATAATAtctaatttttgtttatataattgttatatttgaaatataatcatacatattatactaaataaaatgttataaagaTTAAACTGAAACTTTAGCTTCCTATGTAAtaggatgaaaaaaaataaaagatagatttaaattatatgataaTGTCTATTTCTagaataatacatttatacataaaatattagttttaagcgagatatttttaatttaacgGAATAGTACTTATTTTCATGTATTATAATcgtatttaatttaaatttatttttcatttatttaaaatataatttcaataaaaatCATGAAATTGAGATTCCTAAAAAGCCCATATATTacaataacatattttaaatattaaatgtaataatttgaaaGGTACCATTTTAacactaaaataaaaataaaagggaaaattctatacctataaaataaataatatttatctatttatagtattttaaaacgtaaaaaagtatttgtatatagatactcatatataattcgaaatatgtatatgagaAGGCACtaatgttaatttatttttttctatagaatataagtacatttatataattttcacacgaatataaataaaagggAAGAATATTCATTACTATAGTTGTATTCTAGATAcaataaagaaattatgtttttcaaattattttgtcTAAATTAAAAGCTTTTATATTGTACTGTACAAACTATACAAccttatattaattttaaccaaaaattaaagttgtgattttattaagaattgtttttttaaattctataTATGACAAAACGGAATGTatcacatatatacttaatgtgtaaaattttttcacttagataaatatcaatataatattaatttaactttttccGTTTCATTTacgtataattatatataatggcGCGAACATTTTAGGGCGAAGTgtaagatttatttttttgttatagtatttatatttatcataatatttcattaatttgttgttacataaatgaaataaatatatttattcgttataataaaattttacgaatatatattattattattagtagtagtatattttattttattttttttattattagaataATTCCGTGCAATTATATCTTCAGTATAAAATTGAATATGAAGGGGgttgttaaaatattaagagtGGTAGTATAAGTCCTGGACAATATTGCTCTAAtactaaatataattctttaaatattcctaatactaattttattacattatgtCAACAGATTGGTAGATATTTAATTGAAATTAAggataaatattattctgaTAATCTCAAACATCGTAAATACTTGAATTACCTGAtaaattcagaaaaaaaaataaaaagaataatagtTACATTTTGTTTAACCCCTTTAGAGATGTTTCGTCTAAATTAGATAGTATATTCATACAagtaataaaagaaattaatacTGAATCATTAACAAAgcttaaataaatatacggTTATTATAATGATTTTAGCAAATTTAATGGTGAAAAACAGGGTTCTGGTGATATAATTTGTGGTAATATTAAGAAATGTTATAACCTTTACAAGAATAATTGTGAAAAACACCAAAAAAGTAGTTAAAATGATTTTTGCGAGAAGTTAATCAATTGTAAAGAAGCATttgataataaaattcaCATGGTAACTCCTTATACTGGTTTACCACATATTTATCACCTACGCacgtaaaatatatatttgctgtCAGTTTATCCATAGCGATAGTATTACTAGAGcattctctttattttttttatataaagttaaaaaaaaattatacttaataacgtgaatattttaatacaatGAGTATGCTCATTTTCACAAAAATTTACAGTCAcaaaacattaatatatttaggtatatatacatgttttgTTTCATATAGTTTACTTTATTGAAATCATGCTTATATAATAGCTTagttatgaaaaaaatagttgaacttaaagaaaaaagagaatccttacaaaatatatataaagtattagataaaaaatttaaaggaaGTTCTCATAGTATAGTATATCAACCACAATGAGATCCTTGATATAAAAACTAtcgtttatattatttgcaATACAAAATCTAATACTCAGTAGTGCAAAAGTTACATATAAGAGgatatttcttaataaataggacaaaaaaaattagaaatgtatacatgcgcataaaaattaaaaaaataactacaCAGTAATTATTCAAACAAAGGATTAACATAAATACAGTACTACTGTATGAGTCAGTAGTAAAAggtctacatatatatgaaatttcttttagaataaaaaccacataattttaaagtttaaatatatagcaCAAGATtgtgaaataaataatgattttattacacattaatatatagaagCGTTTATTAAAGTAGTATTAAtgtgaaaagaaaagaaaaagaagctttaaaaaaaacacaagCAATATTATtgtgcaaataaaaaaacaaaattcataaaataaaatcattattcaaaaatttaaaagaatatatatatattatttatatctttaaagtttcattatcatttatCTAGTTGCCAATAAAcagaattataaattttaaatgatatgCAAATAgtttagtattttttttgtatggtatatattctatgtaacattgtaaaaaaattatttatatatgtagttaATAGATATTTATTCCACTCAATCTCTAATTCATATAGCAAAACTCTTAATATTTAgtttataattcatatatatgttgttcCGAagcattataattaattttccttttctcctctaatatattttatacatataacatcCGAAGTAGTAAGCAAAACTgtatatgataaataataaacatatataaatttattatataattataaaatttacatttaagtaaattataaaagtaacaaatcgcatatatattaatataattcatttttatttactttatagtaaggaaaaaatagaacaatTACTTCCTTAAATGTAATATCATGTAACATTATAGTACgttaagaataaaaagaaattgaaCAGAAATCTACTTTTATTCAAGTTTCTAATGGAATTCCATTATTTTGAACTCCATggaattcattatatatacattattatacatattacattttaaaaaatcagactttttttattacatgtaAAAATTTCAGATTCAGTTCTAATAATCATATTAGTAATTTCAGAATaagtattaattttaatgattcTACATAGCCGTGTATTATCTTCAATTTATCCATAAATCTGCATTTTTGCTATTAACTTAAATATAGAATTTATCAGATTATGCGTAATGTCACattcaaaataattaaacaatCAATATTTATCGTTGAAATTATTTCAcgttataaaaacattaaagttttcatattaaaaaaatacataaaaatatttttacaataaggAGATacacaattttatttttcataacaatttttttatagtaatcaCAAATTTAATTCTGAAAAAAGAGTTCAGCATACGCTTCcagattataataaatataaaagcactatatagtttataatatttatttaatcatagattttaattttactacatatattatatatatatacacattttgcACATCGTTATGTACAtaactaataaaattataaaaatattatggtAACATTTTGTTCctaattaatttatgtaatgtcatcttgcaatttttttaacataattaaTCTATATAAACTATTTATTCAGCTCACAAATGAAACgtacttttaataatttattttttataaaaatataatttcaatAACAAAAGAATTgctttcatttaaataataaaaatataggatttaaaaaaataaaaattttgtcaaagattaaaattttttttcttaaaacatatattcttttttaatatatgaataaaaatatatttcattttcttaagataataaagtttatttttttctatttataaattaattatatatttataggaTACATAatcttattaaataaaataaaatagtaacatggataaaattaaaatattgatGCTAATTAccaaagaaataatattttataagaatattattttattatacatttttagtTCCCTAAGTACACCGTTAAACAAAATCAAACTCTTACAAcaattattaataacaatttatatgttatgccatatttctaataaaaattatttatattgcaaatattatgtttatattggagtaaaatatatataaatcattgtaacataatatatacattactttacattaattacaaaaaaaaatattcattttaaatgCAATGTTAATCACATAATTTCTTAAGTACGTATCCAGATAATCATATTATTCTtcaagataaaaaatacaataaaattacttTTCGTTTAAAACGGAAATTCTAACACtactttattaatattatatattaattttaactcacatatatatgtttcttATAAGAATCTAATTATATACagaaatgcatatattacatgatgttattttattttgtttcaacaataatttataataaaaaatgacaatGAATAATGCGTTCAAATTTACCAATAGACAAAGAACATAATTTATGAGTATTAATTATAAGGATTACGTCCTAAacacatgtatattaataaaattgtagaaacaatgtatatgtttattaagtatataaattaaagatattacatataacgtttcatattaataacgtatataaaaaaacatgtttCTTGTTATTCACCCTACTCGTACATCGCTTTAAttctgttatatttttcgttatttcttaaaattttaggAATTACTATTACAAGTATAACAActaatataatgataattgTGCTAAAtgctattaaaaaaaaatgattttttgcCGTACCTAAACATCCTTCTATAGTTGTCCACACACTACTCATAGATCCTAAACTTTTAATCCAATCTCCAGCTTTTTGTAATAGATTTAATCCTTGTAATATGGGTAAACCTATTCccaacaataaaaaaagtaaaaatatggtACTTCCAAAtctgtaatttttaaattttattttttttaaagatatatctctaattcttctctttttttctagAAAAGCatcataatctttttttcttattaattttttttcaaaatgaaaatgttttccatcaaaTATTCCATTATTGTAATCTATAATTTCTGTATAGTACTGAGCtttatttaatgaacttTTGTTGGATTTcgtgtttttttctttattccatttcttattattagttataaatttattttcttttttatcattattttgaaaaaattcgttcaaatatatgttatttgaATCTTTATCCTTTATACTTTTTGCTAGTAATCGATAATTTCTTTTGTCTAATATTCTACACTGCATAAAATTCTCACCTACAAATTTGTTAAAAgttaactaaaaaaaaacattattattcaaatgaacaaatattttaattgtaaaaaactgtattaataaaaaaaaacacaaaaattatgtataatacaataacataactaatattatcatacccCATCATGgttaaaagagaaaatcctctttaaaaaagtaaaagtagttattataataaataagatttgattaatttttagttccatattatatatctataatattataaaatacaaactaatgaataaattaataataacataatacttttttttattaatatattttgctttttagtaagatattaataaaatatatacaactaTAATGTACAATTAAACaactacatatataaatatatataataatgtattatttattttttacctaaatgttatataaaaataaattgtatcattaaaataaaagaatttgaatttattcataaatatacaatatatataatttaactttttat containing:
- the PmUG01_00019000 gene encoding fam-m protein, giving the protein MMGYDNISYVIVLYIIFVFFFINTLTFNKFVGENFMQCRILDKRNYRLLAKSIKDKDSNNIYLNEFFQNNDKKENKFITNNKKWNKEKNTKSNKSSLNKAQYYTEIIDYNNGIFDGKHFHFEKKLIRKKDYDAFLEKKRRIRDISLKKIKFKNYRFGSTIFLLFLLLGIGLPILQGLNLLQKAGDWIKSLGSMSSVWTTIEGCLGTAKNHFFLIAFSTIIIILVVILVIVIPKILRNNEKYNRIKAMYE